One genomic region from Mycobacterium basiliense encodes:
- a CDS encoding D-2-hydroxyacid dehydrogenase family protein gives MTGARAARGDRTPRVAILDDYAGVALRLADWAPVMSRSEVSVFDRHLTEDQAADALRAFDVVCTLRERMAFPRTLLERLPNLKLITIVGRSLPNLDMGAATARGVLVVHTDFTHPRLRALVDATPELAWGLMIATVRNLAEEHRRMRDGSWQSTVGATLSGKTLGLVGLGRVGSRMAAYANVFGMQAIAWSQNLSEQTAADVGVRRVDKAALFAESDVVSLHVVLSERTRGLVGAHELALMKPHAYLINTSRGPIVDEAAMIAALESGRIAGAGLDVYDIEPLPPDHPLRRLPTVTLSPHLGYVTREMLGAFYADTIEAVVAWLDGTPVRIANPEALRS, from the coding sequence ATGACAGGTGCGCGAGCGGCGCGGGGGGACCGGACGCCTCGGGTGGCGATACTCGACGATTACGCGGGCGTAGCGCTGCGGCTCGCCGACTGGGCGCCGGTGATGTCGCGATCCGAGGTCAGCGTGTTCGACCGGCACCTTACCGAGGACCAAGCCGCCGATGCGCTGCGCGCGTTCGACGTGGTGTGCACCCTACGTGAGCGCATGGCATTCCCGCGCACCCTGCTCGAGCGACTGCCGAACCTGAAATTGATCACCATCGTCGGACGCAGTCTGCCCAATCTGGACATGGGCGCGGCCACCGCGCGGGGCGTGCTGGTGGTCCACACCGATTTCACCCACCCGCGATTGCGCGCCCTCGTTGACGCCACGCCGGAACTGGCCTGGGGATTGATGATTGCGACGGTGCGCAATCTGGCTGAGGAGCATCGACGCATGCGGGACGGCTCGTGGCAGTCCACCGTCGGCGCGACGCTTTCCGGCAAGACGCTCGGACTTGTGGGCCTGGGGCGGGTCGGCAGCCGGATGGCCGCCTACGCCAACGTCTTTGGCATGCAGGCTATTGCGTGGAGTCAAAATCTGTCCGAGCAAACCGCGGCGGACGTCGGTGTGCGACGGGTCGACAAGGCGGCGTTGTTTGCCGAATCGGATGTGGTTTCCCTGCATGTGGTGCTGTCGGAACGCACGCGTGGTCTGGTCGGTGCGCACGAGCTTGCCCTGATGAAGCCACACGCCTACTTGATCAACACGTCCAGGGGACCGATCGTGGACGAGGCCGCCATGATCGCCGCGCTCGAGTCCGGCCGGATCGCCGGAGCCGGGCTCGACGTCTATGACATCGAACCGCTCCCGCCCGATCATCCGTTACGGCGGCTGCCCACGGTGACGTTGTCGCCCCACTTGGGCTACGTCACCCGCGAAATGTTGGGTGCTTTTTACGCCGACACCATCGAAGCCGTGGTGGCCTGGCTGGACGGGACACCCGTTCGAATCGCCAATCCGGAGGCGCTGCGTTCTTAG
- a CDS encoding Pls/PosA family non-ribosomal peptide synthetase — MAIPAHYLLSTEAPDPRTLIDIIYETAARYPDAAAIDDGSVQLTYSELIEDMQSSVGWLAARGIGRGDRIGIRMPSGSYSLYVAILAVLAAGAAYVPVDADDPDERAELVFGEANVVAVITEKGIERTLGASRGWRAEAPLLRDDAWIIFTSGSTGTPKGVAVTHRSAAAFVDAEAQIFLQDNPIRPGDRVLAGLSVAFDASCEEMWLAWRHGACLVPAPRSLVRSGMDLGPWLVTRDVTVVSTVPSLAALWPAEALEAVRLLIFGGEACPPELAERLAVDGREVWNTYGPTEATVVACAAKLDGSGPISIGLPLPGWDLAVVNTDGHQVGYGEVGELVIGGVGLARYLDGNKDAEKYAPLPTLDWPRAYRSGDLVRLERDGLYFCGRGDDQVKVGGRRIELGEVDSALVHLPGVSGGAAAVRRTATGTAVLVGYVVSTDPSFDLAAARNQLAEHLPAALVPRLVRIDELPTRTSGKVDRDALPWPPPGSSVDDEIPDLAGTAGWLAGLWRDLLGATISGPEADFFALGGGSLAAAQLVATLRHQYPQITVADLYDHPRLGSLAGFLDELGPPPQVAERVVPPTPRTTQLAQTVLAVPLATLSALQWVTWLALLNNVAGALHVVPWTVAVNWWLIAVAFVVFVTPIGRMGIAVLFARILLRKIRPGSYPRGGSVHLRIWFTERLAEASGAENLGGAPWLVYYARALGADIGKGVDLHSMPPVTGLLTVGHRSAIEPEVDLCGHWIDGDVFHVGTITIGNDATIGARTTLLPGAVVGKNADVAPGSGVTDKIKNGQYWKGSPAAKSGRVNHPWPDERPARRPQWVAVYGLTSLSLAGLPLLAAAAGLAVIAVAVHHTRFLAEAVLPALVWTPVATLAAVAVYALVTVVVVRTLSIGLREGYHPVRSRVGWQLWTTERLMDAARNYLFPLYASLLTPLWLRVLGTKVGRGTEISTVLLIPKFTTIEDGAFLADDTMVASYELGGGWIYAAHTTVGRRAFLGNSGITQPGRRVPDDGLVAVLSATPPKAKRGSSWLGSPPMRLRRRPAEADAETTYEPSTRLKVMRAAVETCRLLPMMVTLAIALAVLGCLQALTLRFGPSGIWWAALCGGLVLLLAGAVAGAVAVAAKWLVVGRIKASEFPLWSSFVWRNELADTFVETVAAPWFARAASGTPVMNLWLRGLGAHVGRGVWCDTYWLPEADLVTLGEGCTVNRGCVVQTHLFHDRIMRMDTVILEPGATLGPHCVALPAARLGAGAAVGPASLVVRGDEVPASTRWQGNPIRPWQVRRKKSGGKKQSEGGVEDTAA; from the coding sequence GTGGCGATCCCTGCTCACTATTTGTTGTCGACCGAGGCACCCGATCCACGCACCCTAATCGACATCATCTACGAGACCGCCGCGCGCTACCCGGACGCCGCAGCGATCGACGACGGCTCGGTACAGCTCACCTACAGCGAGCTGATCGAAGACATGCAGTCCAGTGTCGGGTGGCTGGCCGCCCGGGGCATCGGCCGGGGCGATCGGATCGGAATCCGGATGCCCTCGGGCAGCTATTCGTTGTACGTGGCGATCCTGGCGGTCCTCGCTGCCGGTGCGGCCTACGTGCCGGTGGACGCCGACGATCCCGACGAACGGGCCGAATTGGTGTTCGGCGAGGCCAACGTGGTCGCCGTCATCACCGAGAAGGGCATCGAGCGAACCCTCGGCGCATCCCGGGGCTGGCGGGCGGAGGCGCCGCTGTTACGCGACGACGCGTGGATCATCTTCACCTCCGGATCCACGGGTACGCCCAAGGGGGTGGCGGTCACCCACCGCAGCGCCGCCGCCTTCGTCGATGCCGAGGCGCAGATATTCTTGCAGGACAATCCGATTAGGCCCGGTGATCGGGTGCTGGCCGGGTTGTCGGTGGCGTTCGACGCATCATGTGAAGAGATGTGGCTGGCGTGGCGACACGGCGCGTGCCTGGTGCCCGCACCCCGGTCGCTGGTGCGCAGCGGGATGGACCTGGGCCCATGGCTGGTGACGCGCGATGTGACCGTGGTGTCGACGGTGCCGTCATTGGCCGCGCTATGGCCCGCCGAAGCACTGGAAGCGGTGCGGCTGTTGATCTTTGGCGGGGAGGCCTGCCCCCCTGAGCTGGCCGAGCGGCTTGCGGTGGACGGGCGCGAGGTGTGGAACACCTACGGCCCCACGGAGGCCACCGTGGTCGCGTGCGCCGCCAAGCTGGACGGCTCCGGGCCGATCAGCATAGGACTGCCCCTGCCGGGCTGGGATCTGGCCGTCGTCAACACCGACGGCCATCAGGTGGGCTACGGCGAGGTCGGCGAACTGGTGATCGGCGGGGTGGGGTTGGCCCGGTATCTGGACGGCAACAAGGACGCCGAAAAATACGCCCCGCTACCCACCCTGGACTGGCCGCGCGCCTACCGCAGTGGCGACCTGGTACGCCTCGAGCGCGACGGGCTCTATTTCTGCGGGCGCGGTGATGACCAGGTCAAGGTCGGCGGCCGGCGTATCGAACTGGGCGAGGTCGACTCGGCCTTGGTGCACCTGCCGGGGGTCAGTGGTGGGGCGGCCGCGGTGCGCCGCACCGCCACCGGCACGGCCGTACTGGTCGGCTACGTGGTCAGCACCGACCCGTCGTTCGACCTCGCCGCCGCCCGCAACCAGCTGGCCGAACACCTGCCCGCAGCGCTGGTACCGCGGCTCGTGCGAATCGACGAGCTGCCCACGCGCACATCGGGCAAGGTGGATCGCGATGCGCTGCCGTGGCCGCCGCCCGGGAGTTCGGTCGACGACGAAATCCCCGATCTGGCGGGCACAGCGGGTTGGTTGGCCGGGTTGTGGCGCGATCTGCTCGGCGCCACCATCTCCGGTCCCGAAGCTGACTTCTTCGCTCTGGGCGGCGGATCGTTAGCGGCCGCGCAATTGGTCGCCACGCTGCGCCACCAATATCCGCAGATCACCGTCGCCGACCTTTACGACCATCCGCGGCTTGGCTCGCTGGCGGGATTTCTCGACGAGCTCGGCCCACCCCCACAAGTCGCCGAACGTGTGGTACCGCCGACGCCCCGGACCACCCAACTGGCCCAGACCGTGCTGGCCGTACCGCTGGCGACGCTGTCGGCGCTGCAGTGGGTGACCTGGCTGGCACTGCTCAACAATGTCGCCGGCGCCCTCCACGTGGTGCCCTGGACCGTCGCGGTGAACTGGTGGCTGATCGCCGTCGCCTTCGTCGTGTTCGTCACCCCGATAGGTCGGATGGGCATCGCGGTCCTGTTCGCACGCATCTTGCTGCGAAAGATCAGACCGGGCAGCTACCCCCGCGGCGGATCGGTGCATCTGCGCATCTGGTTTACCGAGCGGCTGGCCGAGGCCAGCGGCGCCGAGAATCTCGGCGGAGCACCGTGGTTGGTTTACTACGCCCGCGCGCTGGGCGCCGACATCGGTAAGGGTGTGGATCTGCATTCGATGCCACCGGTGACGGGGCTGCTGACCGTGGGGCACCGCAGTGCCATCGAACCCGAGGTCGACCTGTGCGGACACTGGATCGACGGCGATGTGTTTCACGTCGGGACGATCACTATCGGCAACGACGCGACGATCGGCGCGCGAACAACGCTGTTGCCCGGTGCCGTGGTCGGCAAGAACGCCGACGTGGCGCCCGGCTCGGGCGTGACCGACAAGATCAAAAACGGCCAATACTGGAAGGGTTCTCCAGCGGCCAAGTCCGGTCGGGTCAACCACCCGTGGCCCGACGAGCGGCCGGCGCGCCGACCGCAGTGGGTCGCGGTGTATGGGTTGACGTCGCTATCGCTGGCCGGACTGCCATTGCTGGCCGCCGCGGCGGGCTTGGCGGTGATCGCGGTGGCCGTCCATCACACCCGCTTCCTCGCGGAGGCGGTGTTGCCCGCGCTGGTCTGGACTCCGGTAGCCACGCTGGCCGCAGTTGCGGTGTACGCCTTGGTCACGGTGGTGGTGGTGCGGACGCTGTCGATCGGGTTGCGCGAGGGCTACCACCCGGTGCGTAGTCGCGTGGGCTGGCAGCTATGGACCACCGAGCGGCTCATGGACGCCGCGCGCAACTACCTGTTCCCGCTGTATGCAAGCCTGCTGACACCGCTGTGGCTACGAGTCCTGGGCACCAAAGTTGGCCGCGGCACCGAGATCTCCACGGTGCTACTGATTCCGAAGTTCACCACGATCGAGGACGGGGCTTTCCTGGCCGACGACACCATGGTGGCCTCATACGAGCTCGGTGGCGGCTGGATCTACGCGGCTCATACCACCGTCGGCAGGCGGGCGTTCCTCGGAAACTCCGGCATCACCCAACCGGGCCGCCGCGTCCCCGACGATGGGCTGGTGGCGGTGCTGTCGGCGACACCGCCCAAGGCCAAACGAGGTTCGTCCTGGTTGGGCAGCCCACCGATGCGGCTGCGGCGGCGCCCCGCCGAAGCCGACGCCGAAACCACCTACGAACCGTCCACGCGGCTAAAGGTGATGCGGGCCGCGGTAGAAACCTGCCGGTTGCTGCCCATGATGGTGACCCTCGCGATCGCGCTCGCGGTGCTGGGCTGCCTGCAGGCCCTGACGCTGAGGTTCGGACCCTCCGGCATTTGGTGGGCGGCGCTCTGCGGTGGACTGGTGCTGCTGCTCGCGGGAGCGGTGGCCGGCGCCGTCGCGGTCGCGGCGAAATGGCTTGTGGTCGGCCGCATCAAGGCCAGCGAGTTTCCCCTGTGGTCCTCCTTCGTGTGGCGCAACGAGCTGGCCGACACGTTCGTCGAAACCGTCGCGGCACCGTGGTTCGCCCGCGCGGCCAGCGGAACGCCGGTGATGAACCTGTGGCTGCGCGGCTTGGGCGCGCACGTGGGCCGCGGCGTATGGTGTGACACGTATTGGCTGCCGGAGGCGGATCTGGTCACCCTTGGCGAGGGCTGCACGGTCAACCGCGGCTGTGTGGTGCAGACGCATCTGTTCCATGACCGAATCATGCGGATGGACACCGTCATACTCGAACCCGGCGCAACGCT